From the bacterium genome, the window GCACCTCCAATTTTCCTAATTATAGCGACTTTCGTTGAATCGAACCAGAAATGCAAGTAATGTGATGAAGTGCCAGAGTCAAGAGCAATGAGCAATGAGTTCTCTTCCGAGGGCCTTATTACTCGTTGCTCATTACTCATTACTTTTTTATGAAACCAGCCACTGCGGACCGAGCAGCAAAAGCTCTGGTTGTGCTGCTCTGGATCGTGATTCTTGCTTTCATGGTCACTATAATCATTCCGGGAAATCCCTTCTTCTTTGCGCCCCGGAGGTTCCTCTACTTCTCTTTGACTCTGGCTCTGTTCAAAGGGTTTTGGGACTGGCACCATTACAAGCGGTCCCGATTACTGGAAGTATTGCCTTTCTTGATTCTGTTTCTATTTGCGTCCTTTCGCGTATCTCGAAGCTCGGATTATCAATTTGGAGTGGATGATGCTTATTACTATTCCTACGCCGCTTCCATTTTCATCGATGGCGATCTAGAACTGTCGAATCAGTATGAGCTTTCCAAGTTGGAGAGGCACCTTGATGCCGGCGCGCTGGCGGTAAGAACCCCGGCCGGATATTCCGCGAATATCTATCCTGCAGGTCTATCACTCTACTGGACACCCTTTTTTGTTGGGGGTCATTTACTGGCGAATCTCTTTGATTTGCCGATGAATGGTTACAGCCGGCCTTACACTCATACGATCCTGATCGGACACCTTTTTTACGTTTGTGCAGGTCTTTATTTTACTTACAGATTCTGTAATGGTTTTTTTTCAAAACTGGTTTCCTTCGGTGCAACTGCTACCATTCTTTTCACAACTCCTTATCTCTATTATTACTTTTCTACCTTCCCTCTCATATCAGAACCGCTCGCGTTTGCGCTCATAGCGTTGTTTCTGTTCCTTGCATTCACAAGCGAGCGAAGACATTCCAGACTCAGATGGTTTGCGCTGGGAATCCTTTTTGGAACGCTGACAATGGTCCGTTTGCATAATGTTGTTCTGGGAGCAGTTCCCGTTGCGGTCCTTTATTTTTCCCTTCCTGATGAAAAGAAAAGATCGCAATTTCTGCAACTGTTTGGAGTTTTCATAGCGGGAAGCTTGATCGGGTTTTTGCCGCAAGTAATTGTTTGGCGCGTTTTGAACGGTGAATGGTTTTTCAGTAGCGGCACAACTTTCCTTCCTTACTGGAAGAAACCTTTCGTTTTGGAAACACTGTTTTCGGCGCGCAAGGGTTTATTTCCCTGGTCTCCCGTTGTGGCGCTCTCAGTAACCGGGCTGTTTGTTCTTATCAAGAGAAACCGCTTGTGGGCATGGTTGCTGCTGGCGGTGGTGCTTGCAACCACCTGGATTAATTCTGCGCAGGTCGACTGGTGGGGGGCAGCCACAGTGGGTTCACGTCGCTTTGTGCCACTGGTTTCCATTTTTGCTTTGGGTGTCGCGGCGTTATTCATTTCCTTGAAAAAGTACGGTCGACTCATCTTGCTGATTTTCTTGCTGGGACTTGTTTTCTTAAATTCATTTCTCGTTTCGTCAACGGTAGCGGGCGCCATGGAAGCCGAGCACGCTGATCGTTTTTCAGATGTGCTGCAGGGACCTTACTCGATCTTTCAACCGGTTGTGTACGGTCTTCAGTTTCCCGTTCAGGCTGCCTATAGACTCCGCTACGGGACGCCAGTCTACGGTCCGTTAACGGAATTTTTCATCGGAGAAGACGTGTTTTATTTTCAGCGGCGCGCCGGTGAAGAAATTTTCAATGCGGAAAGTCCACTCTTTGGTGAAGGTTGGATTCTGGAAAACGGAGTTAGAAAAACGAATGGCGCGGTGAGCACGCTTTATGTGCCCTTGTTCTTGAAAGATAAACCGAGAATTGTTGTTGAACTGGATTTTCTTCCAGCGGAAAAAGAGAAAGATATACGGATTGATTTTGTCTGGAACGGCAAACTTTTGCGTTCCCGAAAGATTTTATCGGATGGTAGACAGGTAGAACTTCCGGTTCGATGGCGTGATTATCGTCTCGAAGTAAATAAGCTGGAGATGCGCATCTATCATTCAAGATCAGAAGAGGAAGCACCCAGCCTTGTATTGCAGCGGATTCATTTTCGACCTCCCTTAACTCTTACAGAGGGGGTGGAGGATTCGCCTTGACTTAGTTCCCAAACTCATACATTAATGGGTAGTGGACCTACAGAATATGGATGAAGAAAGAAGGTCATCTCCGCGGGTGGAGATCAACGTTGAGATGGAAGTGCGCCAGAACGGAGATGTATTTTCCGGCACCTCGGTGAATGTGAGTGAAACGGGGATCCTGATTCAGACCAATAAAATTCTGGATCCCGGTGAATCTGTAATCGTTCGAGTTTCCTCACCCGGACAGGCTGAGATTGTCGGCACAGGAACTGTGATCCGGCATGAAGATCTGGGTCTTGGAAAACACGCAATCGCGGTCCAGTGGGAGCTCACCATCTCGCAGAAACACGCTTTGCGCCGCATGGTCCAAACCATCAAAGAAGCGTAAAATTTAACGCAGAGACGCAGGGGCGCAGAGAAAAAAATGAATAAGGTTTTTCTTAATCTCTCCGTCTCTGCGTCTCTGCGTCTCTGCGTTAAAAACTGCTTATTATCTGTTTCGCGCGTGATTTCAGCTCTTCACTATCGGAATAGAGGATCACCTGCTGGGAGAGTTTTCGCGCTTCCGCTTGATTGCCGGCCTTCTGATGAAGCATCGCCAGTTGCAGCATTGCTTCATAATTTTGCGGTTCGAAACGCAGGAGCTGCCGTAAATACGGCAGGGCGTCTGCCGGCTGTCCATGCGTTTCAAACAGAGAAGCGAGTTCACGGTATGCGGCGACATGGTTCCAGCTGACTTCGATGGCCATCTTCCAATCTTTTTCCGCTTCAGCGAAACGGCCCAGTTTCTTCCAGATCTTGCCGCGGTAAAGATAGGCTTCGGAGTATCGTGGATTCTGGCGAAGAACCGTATCGAATTCGAGAAGCGCCTCTTCGTTGCGGTTCAGCTGATAGAGCGCAATACCGTACGTACTACGAACATCGTATGATAAATAGGGTGCCGCACGCTTGTAGCGCTTCATGGCTTCCCATGCTTCTTCCGGATGTCCGGCCGCGAGCGCTGACCTTGCCAGAAACGGATTCGGTCGCGGAGTCGGGGCGAGCTGTACCGCCTTGCGGAGCGCCACCAGAGCCCCTTCCTGATCGCCGCAGGCGGAAGAAAGCATGCCGGCCAGCGTTTCTTTGTAAGCGCTTTGCGGAAGCTGTTCTGCAAACACTTGCAGCAAATCGAGCCCTATTTCCGGTCGTTTCTGCCGCGCAAGCTCGATCACTTTTTCCAGAAGAAGCGTAGGTTCCGTCTCCACCTCTGTTTCAGAGCGCGACACACTCGAGATCCCTTCCTTCTTCAATATCTCCCGTCCCTTCTTGATCTTTTCTGCTATTCCAGCTTCGCTCACCGGCACAGAGTGATGCGGAATGACCTTTTCTTCCGCTCCATTTACATACAGGAATTCTCCCGTGCGAACAAAATACTCGGCGGGAAATCCAAGAAGTCTTGCGAAAGGCATCGTACCCAAAACAAATTCACGCGAGATTTGTTGTTTATCTTCACCAAAAAGGGGCAAGCCATCCTTTGGAGCATCGATCGTTAGTTCGAGCAACTCCAAAATTGTAGGAACGAGATCGATCAAACTGACCTGAGCATCGTAATTTTCATGGCGCGGCAGAAGGCCGGGAGCTGTTATCAAGAGCGGAACATGAAGCACGGGATTGTTTGGATATGCGTAACGGCTCTGATCTCCGAGAGTCTCCCCGTATGGAGCGGTCAATACAATGATCGATCTTTGGAACAATCCCAGCTCCTTTAGCAGATCCACGAAAAGTCCAACCTGCTCATCCACACCCGCAATCTCACCGTCATAAGGGTATTTTGCATACTGGCGGTTGTACGGTGCGGGAGGCTCAAACGGAAAAGTCGGTTCATGGAAATTGAGAAGTAGAAAATGTGGAATGGCGCGGTTGTTTCTAATCCACTCGCGGGCCAATTTGCAAGCCGTTGCAGTGGAGTAAGCTGTTTGCCATGGATAGAGGATTTCATCTCCCGTATAGAATTGGTGAAAGACGCCTCCGAAGAAAGCGGGAAACCGCAATTCCGGATCAGCGAGAAAGGCGGCAGTCCGATAACCCTTACTCGTCAAGATATCGGGAAGAGTCAACAAATCCTTTGGCAATGAGCGTTCGCCAAGATCAAGCAGGTATTCGGTGGTCTTTTTCAATGGCTCATGAAACGGATAAATCCCTGTCAAAATGGAAAGATGGGCCGTCAACGATTCTGTGGATGGAGTATAAGCGTTGGTAAAACGAACGCCGTCATAGGCCAGGAAGTCGATCGCGGGTGTCTGGATCGGCTGATACATATAGCTGCTCAGATGATCTGCCCGCAGCCCGGACGCGGTGATCATGT encodes:
- a CDS encoding sulfatase-like hydrolase/transferase, with translation MRRLAVVLLIIILGLLSFYSYQKHLRQRKEAIATQAPLQRNVYMITASGLRADHLSSYMYQPIQTPAIDFLAYDGVRFTNAYTPSTESLTAHLSILTGIYPFHEPLKKTTEYLLDLGERSLPKDLLTLPDILTSKGYRTAAFLADPELRFPAFFGGVFHQFYTGDEILYPWQTAYSTATACKLAREWIRNNRAIPHFLLLNFHEPTFPFEPPAPYNRQYAKYPYDGEIAGVDEQVGLFVDLLKELGLFQRSIIVLTAPYGETLGDQSRYAYPNNPVLHVPLLITAPGLLPRHENYDAQVSLIDLVPTILELLELTIDAPKDGLPLFGEDKQQISREFVLGTMPFARLLGFPAEYFVRTGEFLYVNGAEEKVIPHHSVPVSEAGIAEKIKKGREILKKEGISSVSRSETEVETEPTLLLEKVIELARQKRPEIGLDLLQVFAEQLPQSAYKETLAGMLSSACGDQEGALVALRKAVQLAPTPRPNPFLARSALAAGHPEEAWEAMKRYKRAAPYLSYDVRSTYGIALYQLNRNEEALLEFDTVLRQNPRYSEAYLYRGKIWKKLGRFAEAEKDWKMAIEVSWNHVAAYRELASLFETHGQPADALPYLRQLLRFEPQNYEAMLQLAMLHQKAGNQAEARKLSQQVILYSDSEELKSRAKQIISSF
- a CDS encoding PilZ domain-containing protein, whose amino-acid sequence is MDEERRSSPRVEINVEMEVRQNGDVFSGTSVNVSETGILIQTNKILDPGESVIVRVSSPGQAEIVGTGTVIRHEDLGLGKHAIAVQWELTISQKHALRRMVQTIKEA